The Streptomyces sp. NBC_01363 region CAACTGCTGCTCATCCTGCTGCTGTCCCGCATGGGATACGGCGAGGAGACGCTCTTCTACGTCACGGTCGCCTGTCTGCTGGCGTTCTACGGGCTCCAGGCGCCGCAGAGCGCGATGGTCACCCTGATCCGGCTGCGCCGCAAGCTTCCGGTGGTCACCCGCAACATCGACCTGGCGGCGGTGCGGATCGCCGATGCCCCGCCGCAGCGCCTGACGAGCCGGCCCGCGGAGAAGATGCTGCACCTGGACGTCTTCTCGATGGTGGGCGTGCTGGTCGCGATCGAGACCGGCAAGGAGGTCATCGCGTACGCCGGCCTCGGCCTGACGCTCGTGCTCGCGGTCTGCTACCTGGCGGCGCTGCTGCCGTACGTCCGGCCGAGCCGGCTCGTACCGCCGGAGACCAAGGTCCTCAACGCGGTGGGCAACTGGCTCGCCGAGTACCGGCCGACCGTGATGCTGTACTTCTCCGGCTCCAAGGACTCCGCCTACCAGGTCAACATGTGGCTGGAGACGATGGCCCAGCTCGGCGGGCGGCCGATGATCCTGCTGCGTGAGCGCAACATCGTGCCGCAGCTCGCCACGACCTCGGTGCCGGTGCTCTGCGTGCCCGGCGGCGTGCACCTGATGAACCTGGACCTCTCGTCGGTACGGGTCGCGCTCTACGCGGCCAACGTCGGCAAGAACATCCACCTGCTCCGGGTGCCGACGATGAAGCATGTCTTCATCGGCCACGGCGACAGCGACAAGATCGCCAGCGTCAACCCGTACAGCAAGGTCTACGACGAGGTGTGGACCGCGGGCCGGGCCGGCCGCGACCGTTACGCGCTGGCCGACGTCGGCGTGCGCGACGAGGACATCGTGGAGGTGGGCCGCCCGCAGCTGGCCGCCATCCAGTCGTGGTCCGGCACGGGGAAGAACCCGATCCCGACCGTGCTGTACGCCCCCACCTGGGAGGGCTGGGACGACAACCCGGGCAACACCTCCCTGCTGCTGGCCGGCGAGAACATCGTCAGGCGGCTGCTGAAGGCCGAGCAGCCGGTCCGGCTGCTGTACAAGCCGCACCCCTTCACCGGCACCCGCAGCGCCAAGGCCAAGGCGGTGCACCTGCGCATCACCGCGATGATCGAGCAGGCCGCCGCCGAGCGCGCCACCGACCCCCGCTGGGCGGAGCAGTCGGCCGCGCTGCAGGGCGAGCAGGCCGAGGCACGGGCCGAGCTGGCCCGTATCGAGGCACGGCTGGCCGAGCTGGCCGGCGGCGGGCGTACCGCGCGGGACGAGGCGGAACTGTCCCGGGACTCGCTGGCCGACCCGGCGCGCGAGGCCGAGACGGCGAAGCTCAAGGACGAGTGGAACGCGGCGTCCTGGCGTGCGCAGGGCTGGTGGGAGCACCGGGTCATCACCGGCGCCCAGATGCGGCTGTACGACTGCTTCAACGAGTCCGACGCCATGGTCTCGGACATCTCCAGCGTGGTGTCCGACTTCATCGCGAGCGGCAAGCCGTACGCGGTCACGGACTCGGCCGAACTGGGCGAGGACGAGTTCCGCCGGCAGAACACCGCAGTGCGCGCCGCGGTGATCCTTTCCAACTCGGCGGCCGAGCTGGACGCCCTGCTCGCCGCGGTGACGGATCCGGCCGCGGACACCCTGGCGGATGCCAGGAGCGAGCTCAAGCAGTACCTCCTCGGTCCGGACGAGCCCACCTCGATCGTGCAGTTCGACACGGCCGTGACGGAACTCGCGGCCAAGTCCGACGCGCGGAACGCCGGAGTGGCGACGAGCCTGGGCGAGCCCGTGGGCGGCTGAAAGTCGACCATCGGCATTACCTGATCGGGAAGGCCCGGCATACCCCTGCAAAGGGTTGTGCCGGGCCTTTGTGATGAGTGTCACCATTCGGTCGTGTGGCGTCAGACAACCAACGGACCGGGCCGACTGTCTTCTGTTTGTGTGAACGAGACGCAAATTCCTGACGTGACTGTGGTTGTCGGTGCATATGAGGCGATGCCCTATCTCATACGCTGTCTCGAATCGGTGGAGGCGCAGACCATCGGTGCAGATCGGATCGAAATCGTCGCAGTCGTCGACGGTTCCACCGACGGCACCGGTGAGTATCTGGAGGAATTCGCTGCGAGGTCGAAGGTTCCGACCAGAGTGGTCAGGCAGAAGAACTCCGGCGGTCCCAGCGGTCCGCGTAATGTGGGCATCGGTCTGGCCCGCGGCCGCTATGTGTTCTTCCTGGACGCGGACGACTACTTCGGCGACGAGGCCCTGGAGCGGATGGTGGCCATGGCCGACCGGGCGGGCACCGATGTGGTGCTCGGCAAGGTGGTCGGCGTGAACAGAGGGGCGCCGCAGTCGATGTGGCGGGCCACCAAGGAACGCGTCGACGTCTACAACTCCAAGGTCATTTACACCCTGAGCGCACAGAAGCTCTTCCGGCGTGAACTCCTGGAGCGTCTCTCCCTGAGGTTCGACGAGAATCTCAGAACCGGTGAGGACGCCCTCTTCACGATGGAGGCATATCTGCGCGGTGCCGGGGTCTCGGTGATCTCCAATTACGTCTGCTATTACCTGGTGGGGCGTGACGACGGGAAGCACGTCACGAAGAGCGGCACCTATGAATGGCGCTTCGACTCGATGCGAGCCATGATGGCGCTCATTCACCGGATCGAGCCCGCGGGTCCGAAACGGGATTTCCTGATGGTCCGGCCCTTCACGGTCGGGATGCTCCAGCAGTTCGGTCCCGTCGTGCTGAAGGATTCCGAGGAAGTCCGGCGGCGCAAGATGGAACTCGCGGCTCCGCTGATGGAAACGTACTGGCACGACGGCGTGGCCCGGCTGATCAAGGTGCCGGAGCGGTTGCGTCTCGCCTGTGTGGCAGGGGGCAGAATGGATCTGCTCATCGAGGTGGTGCGGTACATCCGGGCGAAGACGGTCCCGGACGTGGTCCGCTTGCGCAACGGTGACACGCTCTACCTTGCGTACCCGCACTTCCGCGACAGGTCGGCCGGTCTGGCCGAATCCAACTACGAGGTCACCGTTCCGGACTGGCACGACGGCAAGCGCATCGAACAGCCGAAGGCCGCCGCCCGCCGGGCCTCGCTGTCCAGGCGGGTGGCCCGCAGGATGCGCCGCGACTTGAGGCGATGGAAGGAGCGGCTGAGCGTGGCATGACGGCCGCTCGACCTCGGACGGCCGCCGAGTGCGCCCGCACGACGGATTCACCGAAGATCACGAAGAGAAGCTCAGTAAAATCGTTCGGACGTCGCGCCCGCGACAGGACCGACAGCTCACCATGGGGACTGGTCACGTGAAGGCTCTCGTACTATCCGGAGGGGCCGGCACCCGCCTGCGTCCCATCACACACACCTCGGCCAAGCAACTGGTGCCGGTGGCGAACAAGCCCGTGCTGTTCTACGGGCTGGAAGCCATCGCGGAAGCGGGCATCACCGAGGTCGGCATCATCGTGGGCGACACCGCGCCCGAGATCCGCGAGGCGGTCGGCGACGGTTCCGCGCTCGGCATCGAGGTCACGTACATCCCGCAGGACGAGCCGCTCGGCCTCGCCCACGCGGTGCTGATCGCGCGCGACTTCCTGGGGGACGACGACTTCGTCATGTACCTCGGGGACAACTTCATCGTCGGTGGGATCACCGGTCTGGTGGAGGAGTTCCGCGCGGACAAGCCCGACGCGCAGATCCTGCTGACGCAGGTGCCCAACCCGACCTCCTTCGGTGTCGCGGAGCTCGACGCCGACGGCCGGGTGGCGGCGCTGGAGGAGAAGCCGAAGGAGCCCAAGAGCGATCTGGCGCTCGTCGGCGTCTACCTCTTCACTCCCGCCATCCACGAGGCCGTCCGCTCGATCGAGCCGTCCTGGCGCGGCGAGCTGGAGATCACGCACGCCATCCAGTGGCTGATCGACCAGAAGCGCGACGTGCGCTCCACCACGATCCACGGTTACTGGAAGGACACCGGCAACGTCACCGACATGCTGGAGGTCAACCGGACCGTCCTGGAGGCCGTCGAGCCGTTCCACGAGGACGCCGAGGTCGACGAGGACAGCGAGATCATCGGCCGGGTGAGGATCGAGGCGGGTGCCAAGGTCAGCGGCAGCCGCATCGTCGGGCCCGTGATCATCGGTGCCCGTTCGGTGATCAGCGGCGCGTACGTGGGCCCGTTCACCTCGGTCTCGGAGGACGTCCGCATCGAGGACAGCGAGATCGAGTACTCCATCGTTCTGCGGGGCGCCTCCATCGCCGGTGTCCGCCGCGTCGAGGCGTCGCTCATCGGTCGTGACGTCGAAGTGACCCCCGCGCCCCGATCCCCGTCCGCCCACCGACTCGTACTCGGCGACCACAGCAAGGTGCAGATCTCTTCATGACCACCAACATCCTGGTGACCGGCGGCGCCGGCTTCATCGGCTCGCACTACGTTCGTACGGTGCTCGGCCCCGAGGGCCCCGGCGACATCGCCGTCACCGTGCTCGACAAGCTCACCTACGCGGGCAACCCGGCCAACCTCGACGAGGTGCGCGACCACCCCGGTTTCCGGTTCGTGCAGGGTGACATCTGCGATCCGGAGCTGGTCGCCAAGCTGATGGCCGAGCACGACCAGGTGGTGCACTTCGCCGCCGAGTCCCACGTGGACCGTTCCATCGACGGCGGCGCCGAGTTCGTCCGGACCAACGTCGTGGGCACCCACACCCTGATCCATGCCGCGCACCTGGCGGGCATCAAGACCTTCGTGCACATCTCCACCGACGAGGTCTACGGCTCGATCGACGAGGGCTCCTGGCCCGAGACCGACCCGCTCGCGCCCAACTCGCCGTACTCCGCGGCCAAGGCGTCCAGCGACCTGATCGCGCTCTCGTACCACCGCACCCACGGCCTCGACGTGCGGGTGACCCGCTGCTCCAACAACTACGGGCACCACCACTTCCCCGAGAAGGTCATCCCGCTCTTCGTCACCAACCTGCTGGACGGCAAGACGGTCCCGCTCTACGGCGACGGCGCCAACGTCCGCGACTGGCTGCACATCGACGACCACGTCCAGGGCATCGAGCTGGTCCGCACCAAGGGCCGGGCCGGCGAGGTCTACAACATCGGCGGCGGCACCGAGCTCTCCAACAAGGAGCTCACCGGCCTGCTGCTGGACGCCTGCGGCGCCGACTGGGACACCAGCGTCACGTACGTCGAGGACCGCAAGGGCCACGACCGCCGCTACTCGGTCGACTGCACCAAGATCCGCGAGGAGCTCGGCTACGAGGCCCGCAAGGACTTCCGTACCGGCCTCGCCGAGACCGTGCAGTGGTACCGCGACAACCGCGCCTGGTGGGAGCCGCTGAAGGACCGGGCCGCGCTGTGAGCGCCGTCTGGCTGGTCACCGGAGCCGCCGGGATGCTGGGCCAGGACGTCCTGGCCCGGCTCGCCGGTGAGGAGGTCACCGCCGTCGCCGCGGACCGGGCGGCCGTGGACATCGCCGACCCCGCGTCGGTGCGGGCGGCCTTCGAGAAGCACCGCCCCGCCGTGGTGGTGAACTGCGCCGCCTGGACCGCGGTCGACGACGCCGAGTCCCAGGAGGATGCCGCGCTGCGGGTCAACGGCACGGGCCCCGCAGTCCTCGCCGAGGCCTGCCGCGAACACGGTGCCGTGCTCCTCCAGGTCTCCACCGACTACGTCTTCGCCGGTGACGGCGAGAAGCCGTACGCCGAGGACGACCCGACCGGGCCGCGCAGCGCCTACGGTCGCACCAAGCTGGCCGGCGAGCAGGCCGTGCTGAGCACCCTGCCGGAGACCGGTTACGTGGTCCGCACAGCCTGGCTCTACGGCGCGGGCGGCGGCAACTTCGTCCGTACGATGATCAGGTTGGAGGGTGTCAAGGACACCCTCGACGTGGTGGACGACCAGCGCGGTCAGCCCACCTGGACCGTCGATCTGGCCGACCGGCTGGTCCGGCTCGGGCAGGCCGCCCTCGCGGGCACCGCGCCGGCCGGCGTCTACCACGGCACCAGCGGCGGCGAGACGACCTGGTTCGGCTTCACCCGGGAGATCTTCCGGCTCCTCGGCACCGACCCGGAACGTGTCCGTCCCACGACCAGCGAGGCCTTCGTGCGGCCGGCTCCCCGGCCCGCGTTCAGCGTGCTGGGCCACGACCGCTGGGCCGCGGCCGGGATCGAACCGGTCCGGGACTGGCGGGCGGCGTTGGAGGAATCATTTCCGGCGCTTCTAGCAGCAGAGCGGCCATGATCATCAATTGATCGTACAGACGGTCAAATCTCGTCGAATTTCAAAGATGTTCACGACGAAGGTTTACATAGGGGAGAACGCTTACATCACAGTGCGGTCATGAGGTAACTTCGCCGGGAACCAGACCAGTTGGTTTTCTGCGAAGGGCTGCTCCACGTGAACCGCCACGACTTCCTGCGTCATCTGCACCGCGTCTACCGTCCCCGGAACTATCTGGAGATCGGGGTCAACGACGGCAGAAGCCTGGCCCTCTCACGGGTCCCTTCCGTCGCCGTCGACCCCGCCTT contains the following coding sequences:
- a CDS encoding glycosyltransferase family 2 protein codes for the protein MNETQIPDVTVVVGAYEAMPYLIRCLESVEAQTIGADRIEIVAVVDGSTDGTGEYLEEFAARSKVPTRVVRQKNSGGPSGPRNVGIGLARGRYVFFLDADDYFGDEALERMVAMADRAGTDVVLGKVVGVNRGAPQSMWRATKERVDVYNSKVIYTLSAQKLFRRELLERLSLRFDENLRTGEDALFTMEAYLRGAGVSVISNYVCYYLVGRDDGKHVTKSGTYEWRFDSMRAMMALIHRIEPAGPKRDFLMVRPFTVGMLQQFGPVVLKDSEEVRRRKMELAAPLMETYWHDGVARLIKVPERLRLACVAGGRMDLLIEVVRYIRAKTVPDVVRLRNGDTLYLAYPHFRDRSAGLAESNYEVTVPDWHDGKRIEQPKAAARRASLSRRVARRMRRDLRRWKERLSVA
- a CDS encoding glucose-1-phosphate thymidylyltransferase; the encoded protein is MKALVLSGGAGTRLRPITHTSAKQLVPVANKPVLFYGLEAIAEAGITEVGIIVGDTAPEIREAVGDGSALGIEVTYIPQDEPLGLAHAVLIARDFLGDDDFVMYLGDNFIVGGITGLVEEFRADKPDAQILLTQVPNPTSFGVAELDADGRVAALEEKPKEPKSDLALVGVYLFTPAIHEAVRSIEPSWRGELEITHAIQWLIDQKRDVRSTTIHGYWKDTGNVTDMLEVNRTVLEAVEPFHEDAEVDEDSEIIGRVRIEAGAKVSGSRIVGPVIIGARSVISGAYVGPFTSVSEDVRIEDSEIEYSIVLRGASIAGVRRVEASLIGRDVEVTPAPRSPSAHRLVLGDHSKVQISS
- the rfbB gene encoding dTDP-glucose 4,6-dehydratase, whose amino-acid sequence is MTTNILVTGGAGFIGSHYVRTVLGPEGPGDIAVTVLDKLTYAGNPANLDEVRDHPGFRFVQGDICDPELVAKLMAEHDQVVHFAAESHVDRSIDGGAEFVRTNVVGTHTLIHAAHLAGIKTFVHISTDEVYGSIDEGSWPETDPLAPNSPYSAAKASSDLIALSYHRTHGLDVRVTRCSNNYGHHHFPEKVIPLFVTNLLDGKTVPLYGDGANVRDWLHIDDHVQGIELVRTKGRAGEVYNIGGGTELSNKELTGLLLDACGADWDTSVTYVEDRKGHDRRYSVDCTKIREELGYEARKDFRTGLAETVQWYRDNRAWWEPLKDRAAL
- the rfbD gene encoding dTDP-4-dehydrorhamnose reductase produces the protein MSAVWLVTGAAGMLGQDVLARLAGEEVTAVAADRAAVDIADPASVRAAFEKHRPAVVVNCAAWTAVDDAESQEDAALRVNGTGPAVLAEACREHGAVLLQVSTDYVFAGDGEKPYAEDDPTGPRSAYGRTKLAGEQAVLSTLPETGYVVRTAWLYGAGGGNFVRTMIRLEGVKDTLDVVDDQRGQPTWTVDLADRLVRLGQAALAGTAPAGVYHGTSGGETTWFGFTREIFRLLGTDPERVRPTTSEAFVRPAPRPAFSVLGHDRWAAAGIEPVRDWRAALEESFPALLAAERP